The Trichomycterus rosablanca isolate fTriRos1 chromosome 22, fTriRos1.hap1, whole genome shotgun sequence genome has a window encoding:
- the rab40c gene encoding ras-related protein Rab-40C, whose translation MGTQGSPVKSYDYLLKFLLVGDSDVGKGEILDSLQDGSAESPYAYSSGIDYKTTTILLDGRRVKLELWDTSGQGRFCTIFRSYSRGAQGILLVYDITNRWSFDGIDRWIREIDEHAPGVPRILVGNRLHLAFKRQVPTEQARAYAEKNGMTFFEVSPLCNFNVIESFTELSRIVLMRHGMEKFWKPNRVFSLQDLCCRAIVSCTPVHLIDKLPLPVAIKSHLKSFSMANGMNAVMMHGRSYSVVNSGGSKGSSLKRSKSIRPPQSPPQNCTRGNCKIS comes from the exons ATGGGGACTCAAGGCAGCCCGGTGAAAAGCTATGATTATCTACTGAAGTTCCTGCTGGTGGGAGACAGTGATGTTGGGAAAGGAGAGATACTGGACAGTTTGCAGGATGGATCTGCAGAATCGCCGTACGCCTACAGCAGTG GAATCGACTACAAGACGACCACAATCCTGCTGGACGGAAGGAGGGTAAAGCTGGAGCTCTG ggacACGTCAGGCCAAGGCCGATTCTGCACTATTTTTCGCTCCTACTCCAGAGGTGCACAG GGCATCCTGTTGGTGTATGACATCACTAACCGCTGGTCCTTTGACGGGATCGACCGCTGGATTAGAGAGATCGATGAG CATGCTCCCGGGGTACCGAGGATTCTGGTAGGGAACCGGCTTCACCTGGCGTTCAAGCGGCAGGTTCCCACCGAGCAGGCCCGCGCGTACGCTGAGAAGAACGGCATGACCTTCTTCGAAGTGAGTCCGCTCTGCAACTTCAACGTCATCGAGTCGTTCACAGAGCTGTCCCGCATCGTCCTCATGAGGCACGGCATGGAGAAGTTTTGGAAACCCAATCGAG tGTTCAGTCTGCAGGACCTGTGCTGCCGCGCCATCGTCTCCTGCACGCCGGTCCATCTAATCGACAAGCTGCCcttacctgtggccatcaagaGCCACCTGAAGTCCTTCTCCATGGCCAACGGCATGAACGCCGTCATGATGCACGGCCGGTCGTACTCGGTGGTCAACAGCGGCGGCAGCAAAGGTAGCAGCCTGAAACGTTCAAAATCCATCCGGCCGCCCCAGAGCCCCCCTCAGAACTGCACCAGGGGCAACTGCAAGATCTCCTAG